A single region of the Nomia melanderi isolate GNS246 chromosome 12, iyNomMela1, whole genome shotgun sequence genome encodes:
- the LOC143175160 gene encoding LOW QUALITY PROTEIN: uncharacterized protein LOC143175160 (The sequence of the model RefSeq protein was modified relative to this genomic sequence to represent the inferred CDS: substituted 1 base at 1 genomic stop codon), with protein MRTMAGRRAIRFEEELEEGDEEIDRRGKYDGKGFEILKKKTKNLGGKGKLTDALIRKLTAYYGLAIRRNIHSVESMKKAIMASYYHLRSTKENPRHEYCLVGNDSWCKWQKALATGANLDLIEHPAPLHLLVQKHILPIXEDLSEKNPLERCLGGHTQNNNESFNLTVWRFAPKHLHSGRKIIEIAAYLAAGLFNEGYASVLRSMSALNIVIGKQAKTYADKIDEQRIIRQDRRTSLTTKVARKKRATYGGKSAL; from the exons ATGAGGACAATGGCAGGCAGAAGGGCTATTCGGTTTGAGGAGGAACTAGAAGAGGGAGATGAGGAAATCGACAGGCGAGGGAAATATGACGGAAAAG gcttcgaaatattaaaaaaaaaaacgaaaaacctcggtggaaaaggcaagctgactgatgcgcttatcaggaaactcaccgcatactatggcttagccatacgaagaaatattcatagtgtggaaagtatgaagaaagctataatggcctcgtattatcacttacgctccaccaaagaaaatccaaggcacgaatactgcctggtaggaaatgacagctggtgcaagtggcagaaagctctagctacaggagcaaatttggaccttatagaacatcctgcacCACTACATCTACTCGTGCAGAAGCACATCCTACCAATTTAAGAAGATTTATCTGAAAAGAATCCACTTGAGAGGTGCTTGGGCGGACACACTCAGAAcaataacgagagtttcaactTAACTGTTTGGCGCTTCGCTCCAAAGCACCTGCACTCAggaagaaaaattattgaaattgcagcatatttggcagctggcttatttaacgaaggatatgcttcagttttaagaagtatgagtgctttgaatattgtaattggaaaacaagcaaaaacatacgccgacaaaatcgacgaacagagaATAATTCGACAGGACCGACGCACCTCATTAACTACCAAAGTGGCTCGAAAGAAGAGAGCAACGTATGGAGGAAAATCAGCTTTATGA